Genomic window (Culex pipiens pallens isolate TS chromosome 3, TS_CPP_V2, whole genome shotgun sequence):
atgacatttttttttcttcataaaaatcTAGTGATATCCTAACAAATCTCAAActtgcaacaaaaaaatcggTTTTATCAGCTTAATTCAAGCTAAATCCGAGCAGAAACGTGATATTCgtacacaaaaattatgttattatcttttgaatattgtaaaacatatttttaatacggttttatgattttcatttttgaatgcatcccatatattcaaaaattcggttaaacttaattttaaaaaaaggttgcaAACCTTTCTAAAGTTGTTTCTTGCCttgttttgcacattttgatgagtaaatgacaagtaatttgacaagtttccagaATAGTTATTACAAAGTTTACAATAAATAATACAGGGATTTAGAacaaataactcaaaaaatagatatctcagaaatttccccatgaaacatttcgctcttagaagcattgggaagctgagaaaatttcctataagactcGTTTgacagtagcgatgactattttttcttgaaatgtttgttctagaaaacacgccgtgtccCCCTTCATACAGGAATTCcctacgaaaacagcatgattcgaagaaaaaagttctccgatcgggctaaaAAATTTTCTCAGGTTCCTtgaccgaaataattagacccgtatttttttttgccattggggtgacctacgccgtgttagggtggtccaaaaaattgccaatttggtcgattttcgctaaaaccacttttttaaaaaaaatcataacttcgctcaATTTTAAACCGATTTTAggtgtcttggacgcaaatgaaaaaGTATTAGAtaagcttttaaggaaaaatagttcgATGTTTCAAATAtatagcttaacatttgaaaaggtcatataaataaaaatgctgttttgcaggtcacgggaccaaagagcctatgtctgaaaatatttttgtcggactcctcggaaaattttacaaaacataacaaaaaatagtGAAGTTCTGTTTTCAAAActccgagatacgattttttggaaaaaaccgggtttttcgacgcgccacgcgcataaatgggaaaatgacgaaaacgggaaaaatcgacttttttcactaaaactgctatAACTTTGATATTAAATCAATGACCTATAcgtgtttgggtaccaaaagttgggtcttttgattatgaaattttatgatcaattgtgtgtcttcggcaaagttataggtattgttgagaaaaCTGCAACTATTGCGCAAGGAAAACAATGGTTAAAAAATAGTCCGCGCAAAGTTatgaatttacgaaaaaaaattgatttttggatataaagatttattaaataatatttatttcgtcaattctaagattttttgaaaacaaatgattttacaacacttttttttattggaatgttgattttcaattttcaatttcttattttgttttattgcaGAAACGactttcataaaaaatgtaGTTTGAAATGAGgtagaaaaaaactaaaatggcGTTTTTAGGGACGGTTGGAATTTGTGATtgcaacaaaataaaacaattttgcatGGCTCTCATTTTAATTTACCGACTATTGTTTGATAATTATAATAAAGCTACAATATATTCAATTATTTCACTTCTTCTTCATCAATCATATCAATCATAAAACGAAATCTCTCGATTAAGTGCTTCTCATCAACAACTTAATCCCTTCAAATGACTCTCCCTCCCGATCCGGAACCGCCGGAAGCCgagtgaaaattaaaatgtcatCCAATTTGTAAACACGGACAATAAATCATCACCCCAAAGTCGTCTCCACCGTTAATTAATCATACCGGCcatcaagtcgtcaagtcattTCCGCGGAAGGGAAGAAGCTATTAAAAGATCCCTCTCTCCGCCATCCGCATCATCGTCGGGGTCTCAAAATGGACAGTTGGCGCCATTGGGTCTTCCACTTCCACCAGAGAGTGACCACCCCTCTCACTACGCAAAACAGGTGTTAATCAGCTCAACGTTTTTTTTGGCTGACTGCGCGGTGGCGGTCACAGATCTAGAGCTGGAATTACCCTCTTGTTGCCAAGGGGGGTTTGCTTTGGGGACGACTATGAAATAGAAATTAAGTCGTGATTGtttcttttggattttttttctacttctTAGTAGTTTGTGGGTTGCAGTCTGGAGACACTTAAAACTTAACAGACCTCATAACCACAATCGTCAGTCCGACTGACTGCTTCAGATAAGATCTGGTCTTTCTGCACCTCGTTAACCCTTTGTTGACCATTTATATATTTGTTAATATGTATTGTTAAACtcgaaaaattaatttcaatctaaaaagaaaaaaatataaacaaaaatctaaatgaaAATTGTTGGACGAATAATTTATccgttaatgaaaaaaatatcagttggtcacatcaaaagttatctaaaatttagtTGTTCAAGCTCCTAGTTAAGCTGCGCCAAGTGCtgacgacttttttttttactattttaacaCTCGCTTGATCCGTTGTCATTTCCAAGATTAGTTTCGATCGAGTCTTGATGGCTTTGTGATTAATGCAAGATTGTGtcgtttctcttttttttttgcttcgccAAATTTCTGGTCCAACACCAACTGGAATGTCGGTTTGCCAAAAAGGAGTTTCATTCACATATATCGCGCGAATGTTGGGCGGAGGGTGTCAATAGTGCACTACACTAAGGCTGACTGTAGTGAACCTGCCGCCCTCCACTTGAACTTGAAATTTGTCTGCCCTCGAAACTAGATTGGGTCAACAATACCTGTAGAGAGTGGTCATTTTATACCATATATAAAGTGGGACAATTGGTCAACAGGTTATCAGTTCTAACACAGCTTCCAACTCAAAATGTTCAAACTTGTGAGCTTTTTCAACTCAACAACTTTTTTCCTCAAACTAAACAATGCTTTCTCAACTCACTAGATCCTCATCTCCACCCTGGCCGCGGCCGTTTGCGCCATCGGAAATCCAGAATCGACCGCCCAAATCCTGTCGTACAGCAACGTCCTCCAGGACGATGGCCACTACAACTGGGCGTACGAAACGAGCAACGGAATCGCTGCCCACGAGGAGGGCCTCGGAGCGCACCAAGCCAACGGAGCTTACTCGTACACCGGTCCCGATGGTGTTCGGTACCAGGTGGTTTACGTGGCCGATGAGAACGGATTCCGTCCGGAGGGTGCCCATCTGCCAACCCCACCTCCGACCCCGGAGCACGTGATCAAGTCGCTGGAGCAGATTCGGGCGAACCCACCGAAGGACCAGAAGGACTTTAGCTTGGAGGCGTTGGATGCCACGCTGGCACGACTGAGACTGCACTAGGAGAACTTTGTgttcgttgttgttgttttttctgTTAAGTAGCATCAATTGTGTTAAAATTAATAAagtctttataaaaaaaattaaaattcacgaGCAATTCTACCATGAACAGTTTTCTTTTGactaatgagcaattccagctcaaatcaggaatttttctggtacttttgtacccgaccctctccgttttcaattaaactttgtagacatattATCCTGGTCCTATATgaaccatttttgtgtatatggagccaatagtactcgaaaataacatttgaggagggcgtaaggtatttaaatatttttgtattttgtaatttaaaaattactgtatctcgaagccattgcgtcttatcaaaaagtggtcaaagaaaaacttgtaggaaattggacgggctttctgaaaaaaatacactgaaacaaaaatacacgccacatcaatgacattttttttatttttaagtctaaaacttaaatttgaaggtgacgtcacgattttttttcgttcaacatttttgaggaaatagcctaaaatgttaccaaacgactgacgaaaaatgtaagatggtatgtctcttctaaaaaaatacaaaaaatcatgtactaaaactgtttttttgaaaagtggtccaaaggtaaaaatttttaaaaaccagtagtggggatcgattctctagacaattttacataaaagtctccatattgaccattgtcctatgtccaatccttgggaagatacagcggttttaaaaataaaaatgttgaaaaaacgggtttttttggtggtttttggcaatttcagtatcgtaaatatttttaccgggagtttgcctttgacaacgtttcaattggatgtaagggattacagatataagcttaattgcattgctaataattgaaaattgaatatttttttcagtgtggtaaaaACCAGGACagtaaattagcttacgtaaatataaaaacgatataaatcaaaaatctgacTGAGGCAAAcctatggaaaattggacgagctttccggtagaaatatttacgagactgaaaaaccaagtctgtcatatagaaatagccgaaaaccacaaaaaacccgttttttcaacagttttattttttaaatcgctataacccaaggattggacataggacaatggtcaatatggagacttttatgtaaaattgtctggagaaccaagccccactactggtttttaaaattttgatgtgtagaccacttaaaaaaaaaaaaacagttttagtaaatgatttttgtatttttttagaagagacataccatcctgcatttttccaCATCCGTGGAACTTGAGGTTCAAAAACGGGGATATGCACGGTGCTGCCTCTAGCGGTGGAGAGCTCCAACTTTTCGACAAGTTTTTATGACAGTTTTGCATCGGTGGGTCGTCCATAGTGCATGTaattagaatattttgaatttcataaagtcataaaaagtggatttttttttaattatgataaCAGCATTTATTTCCATCGAGAACATAATGTTGACTTAGCAGTAATTTGGCGTGCAATTAAACTTAAACAGCATTTTCAACAGAACTCTTTTTACAAAACTTGCCTCATTTGAAACAATGCCTTGGACAATTtctcacacacatacactgccgttctacgcataattgtcccgtgggttcctattcaccctatgtgtccctaatcaccccagttAGCAAGTTTCttttgctatacaacaggtaaacaagacataatgcttagtaaaactaatgattccgtgtaagaaaatacttgatgGGACTATTATGCATAGAAGTGTAACGATGGGAccaacagacttggtgttgtttttaatgagtttccgaacaaagttccagattttatgtgtttttcttaaagtacacatcaaacttaacttaaaaatatcataaagtcaaaatcctCCAAAActaacatgggacaattatgcgtagaacggcagtacacaTCCCTTGATATTGTCGTTGTTCTGTAGATTCTAATAATTATTGTCAGTAGATGTAGATAGTGAGtaattcttattttattttaatttaatcccATTTGTTGATCACAATTTTATTCTAAttctattttctttttcatCTGTGCCCAATCTCTTAAGAACGCATATAGTAGCGCAGAATATTATTTGTTCGATTGTTGTTCATAATATTGTTCGAgatgtttttcataattttatggtACATGCATATGATACATTCTCTAGCGACAAAAACGACCCGTTATGACTGATAGGtcttacattttaattatttctcactccgttgcaacgtcacggagtGATCGATGTGGCAAATGAAAAGTTCGACTTAAAAAAGACTTCCATAGTCACTTCttgtagaaaattcaatttccaatcCGAATGTAAAACAAATTTATATTTGGAACTGATTTTAATATCATACGAGAAATATTTcgcaaaaaagtgtaaaatttcgtgacgttgcaatgCCGGAATATGCAATTGTATCACTCACAACCAAATGTTAATGTTCTAGCTAGTTTTcttatattccaaattttatcctTTTTcgatcctttttttttaaataatgcttctaatgttttaagttaaatcttagttgataattttatttaatcatGCACCGGCTACATGAAATATGCATTGACCCCTCGTCCAATCAAAACTGGTATACTGAAAAATTGCCTCAAGTAAACAAAATCGCAGCACTCCatgatttgaattttcgttTTGCCTCTCGTGTTGGCCGTTTGTTTTTGCGATTCTTTTACCTTTCCTGCTCCAAAATGCCGGAAAAACTGTGCattaaaaatctgcattttcaGATATCATGGCTCATCGTTTTATTCGATTGCAAACAGGTATTTAGGTAGTGCATGGCTTGAATTCTTTGACATCGAACAAAAATATGGGAAGAGGAGGAGATTTGTAGCTCTAAAATCTGTTCctctcaattttcaaatcaacgacGTCATTAACCAATGGTCCATCAGTGAATCACGAGGGAGAGCTTTAATTGTTGAGGAAGAGCATACAAATTGAATCATTAGCAAAGAAATCGCGTCACCAAAGCAGCATAAACTCCTTCATTTAATGAATGAATGCTTGAATTACGCATGGTACTTTTGTGCGGGTTTTACTGAAAACTCTCATGATTTTCCAACTTTATATTTCCGTACGATTGATCGCTGTAATCTAAGCTTCTGTCAACAAACAAGTGGTATACGTGTTTTGATCTGTCAATTTGCAAGAGGTATAATAGATTCAAATTTTACAGTTGTTGATGCTGAGTAGGCTGTGACAAGCGTGGACAAATTTCCACTATACCAGTGACAGAACTGAACAATCGTCCCACTTTTTGAGCTAACAAGTTGTATGGAGTTCCACCTATGtgatttttcgtcagtcttttggtaacattttaggctatttcctcaaaaacgaaaaaaacgtgaacgaaaaaaaatcgtgacgtcacctttaaatttaagtttttcactaaaaaataaaaaaaatgtcattgatgtggcgtgtatttttgtttcagtgtatttttttttcagaaagcccgtccaatttcctacaagtttttctttgaccactttttgatacgacgcaacggcttcgagatacagtaatttttaaattacaaaatacaaaaatatttaaataccttacgccctcctcaaatgttattttcgagtactattggctccatatacacaaaaatggttcATATAGGACCAGGATAACATGTCATTGAAAACGGAAAGGGTcgagtacaaaagtaccagacaaattcctgatttgagctggaattgctcattagtAAAAAGAAAACGGTTCATGGTAGAATTGCtcgtgaattttaattttttttataaagactTTATTAATTTTAACACAATTGATGCTACTTAAcagaaaaaacaacaacaacgaacACAAAGTTCTCCTAGTGCAGTCTCAGTCGTGCCAGCGTGGCATCCAACGCCTCCAAGCTAAAGTCCTTCTGGTCCTTCGGTGGGTTCGCCCGAATCTGCTCCAGCGACTTGATCACGTGCTCCGGGGTCGGAGGTGGGGTTGGCAGATGGGCACCCTCCGGACGGAATCCGTTCTCATCGGCCACGTAAACCACCTGGTACCGAACACCATCGGGACCGGTGTACGAGTAAGCTCCGTTGGCTTGGTGCGCTCCGAGGCCCTCCTCGTGGGCAGCGATTCCGTTGCTCGTTTCGTACGCCCAGTTGTAGTGGCCATCGTCCTGGAGGACGTTGCTGTACGACAGGATTTGGGCGGTCGATTCTGGATTTCCGATGGCGCAAACGGCCGCAGCCAGGGTGGAGATGAGGATCTAGTGAGTTGAGAAAGCATTGTTTAGTTTGAGGAAAAAAGTTGTTGAGTTGAAAAAGCTCACaagtttgaacattttgatgtgGAAGCTGTGCTAGAACTGATAACCTGTTGACCAATTGTCCCACTTTATATATGGTATAAAATGACCACTCTCTACGTGTTTTGTTGACCCAATCTAGTTTCGAGGGCATACAAATTTCAAGTTCAAGTGGAGGGCGGCAGGTTCGCTACAGTTAGTGCTAGTGTAGTGCACTATTGACACCCTCCGCCCAACATTCGCGCGATATATGTGAATGAAACTCCTTTTTGGCAAACCGACATTCCAGTTGGTGTTGGACCAGAAATTTGGCGaagcaaaaaaaagagaaacgACACAATCTTGCATTAATCACAAAGCCATCAAGACTCGATCGAAACTAATCTTGAATATGACAACGGATCAAGCGAGTGTTAAaatagtaagaaaaaagtcgTCAGCACATGGTGCAGCCATCCTGAGAGATCGAACAAATCAATCTTGTTAACCCTTGAATGCATTATATTTGAATTTGGAAACTTTGTTTTAAAACAGAGAAAAAGATGTTGGTGTAATAGACATTTCATGttttaagttgagtttttgccagccatttctttgcgTGACGGAACAACAAAAGTAGCAGATTTGTGCAAAAGCTCCTCAACTCCTCTTGAGGtaaaaaaacgcatttaaagcacattgcaattattgaatcaaaataaaaattaaatctttcatataacaaacacaataaaaattgaaaaaagttacattttggtgtagcttcgctaagaatcggtcattgtataagagcaattctccatCAAAActggaaatagattttatttacacagcaaaaaaaggtgAATCTTggtaggttgaaaatttggttggttgaatatatacctcttttgagtaatattacctaaaaatttgtcaaattgtgaacatgataaaaattcacaaattcctgatgcaatattacatattttttatgacacaaaatctgtccccAGTCCCTGATGAAtagtacgattttttttcagtgtatttttttttgaattggctcaaacttttttggGGCCGTCCATATGACCAAAGATTCCATACAATGTGGGCAGCTGCCTATACAATGAAGGTACGTAATTTttctgaaggaattttctgatcgattcggtgtctttggcaaagttgctaAATTTGATGaggaaatgttttgttttaaatgaaaaaaagatccTTCTGGATTAATGCAGGTTCCAAAAGtacaatttcccttaaaatgatatattgcaaattgttttagagtcgagtaacggaaaatggcagagtttttttttacttttatagtgttttttttcgatgaaactacttttttttcgatgaaaatacgttttttcgcaattctgagtacgccatcaaattgggcgtccaattaaacagtccttttgacaccaaatttctatctcaaaaccgtttcaggctgcaaattattaaaaaaaacaccatgtttcgcatgttcaaaaatgaaagggatcgtaccgcccctcacgagatatcaaaaacggacatcggattcgtgatcagggacaaagttaccccttaggacaaagtttcaagcaaatcgaagaggggtcggggcaactgctgtgtgagttggcggagaatgacccatttatcattttgccaaacaaaaaatcaacctATCAATGTAACTCCGAAcataaatgtcaccccggtttacggtattcgcGTAACTGTGAACTGAACATGTGGGTGAGGTGATTTATACAAATTATTAGATATTCTTAATACAGAGTAGGTGTCGGAGTTGGAGCctaagtcaacaatttgtggaaagccggagtcggagtcggcttgaGTTgataggccggagtcggagttggttgCAGCTGAAAGCCAGagccggagtcagagtcggagtcggagttgtttgaaatatgacccgactgcGCAGCCCTGCTTAAGGCGCCTAGAACTGAAAaagtattgtggatttagctcgtagctggattttctggcatcttctcacggtcattgaaaacggtcgtggatagacctaggggttcccagttagagtgaaaaaaatcaatttgttgaaaaattatggattaaaattttgcttttttatcccTTCTCcaacatcaggaataattgtttgaacatgctcgcaattttttattcggtcggaaaaatattatttttcgtgaaaaaactttcatttttaatcacatgatcacccctaattctggccgatgccgccatcatgcgaccgcgtgctccgtttgtttgtcaacaaagctgcagctggatggtgagacgaagtgagggggaagatattttgacatttttatgcccgcatctggcccgccgcctatttcgtcggtcgttgagtcgccggtcgtttccagcgatcgagtccagctaggaactgatcgtacaatatctAGGAATTGAGATCATCAAGACCTGtaatctaatttaaaaaaaatgtttgtatatAATATAGTCCCAGCCTTGCTAAAATTAATGTTTGTAAATACAGTCcaacctcgattatccgat
Coding sequences:
- the LOC120420564 gene encoding cuticle protein CP14.6-like, with the protein product MFKLILISTLAAAVCAIGNPESTAQILSYSNVLQDDGHYNWAYETSNGIAAHEEGLGAHQANGAYSYTGPDGVRYQVVYVADENGFRPEGAHLPTPPPTPEHVIKSLEQIRANPPKDQKDFSLEALDATLARLRLH
- the LOC120420582 gene encoding cuticle protein CP14.6-like; the protein is MFKLILISTLAAAVCAIGNPESTAQILSYSNVLQDDGHYNWAYETSNGIAAHEEGLGAHQANGAYSYTGPDGVRYQVVYVADENGFRPEGAHLPTPPPTPEHVIKSLEQIRANPPKDQKDFSLEALDATLARLRLH